In the genome of Denticeps clupeoides chromosome 13, fDenClu1.1, whole genome shotgun sequence, one region contains:
- the cirbpb gene encoding cold inducible RNA binding protein b isoform X1, which translates to MSDEGKLFVGGLSYDTNEQSLEEAFSRYGTIAKVDVIRDRETDRSRGFGFVTFENPEDAKDAMVAMNGKTVDGRMIRVDEAGKSGGRSGGSFRGGSGGGRGFFRGGRGRGGGGYGGGDRGYGGGDRGYGGGDRGYGGDRSYGGGGDRSYSGGYRSGGGYSGGGGGGGYRDSSRNQGGYDRSGGSYRDNYDSYGKHSIFFILSSPKSVGHSTCPVFQYAL; encoded by the exons ATGTCTGACGAAGGAAAGCTCTTTGTTGGCGGGCTCAGCTACGACACCAATGAACAGTCTTTGGAGGAAGCCTTCTCCAGATACGGAACCATCGCTAAAG TCGACGTCATCAGAGACCGGGAGACTGACCGGTCCAGAGGCTTTGGCTTTGTGACTTTTGAGAACCCAGAAGATGCTAAGGATGCCATGGTTGCCATGAATGGCaag acCGTTGACGGCCGTATGATTCGGGTTGATGAAGCCGGAAAGTCTGGAGGACGGTCTGGCGGCAGCTTTAGGGGCGGTTCCGGAGGAGGTAGGGGATTCTTCAGAGGAGGCAGGGGAAGAG GTGGTGGAGGGTACGGTGGGGGCGACCGAGGCTATGGGGGTGGAGACCGAGGCTATGGAGGGGGTGACCGTGGCTATGGAGGAGACCGCAGCTATGGTGGCGGTGGAGACAGGAGTTACAGCGGCGGCTACAGGAGTGGCGGCGGATActctggtggtggtggcggcggtggcTACAGAGACAGCAG tagGAATCAGGGAGGATATGACCGTTCTGGCGGTTCCTACAGGGACAACTATGACAGTTATGGTAagcatagtattttttttattttaagttccCCGAAGAGTGTTGGTCATTCCACCTGTCCAGTATTCCAATATGCCCTGTAA
- the cirbpb gene encoding cold inducible RNA binding protein b isoform X2, with translation MSDEGKLFVGGLSYDTNEQSLEEAFSRYGTIAKVDVIRDRETDRSRGFGFVTFENPEDAKDAMVAMNGKTVDGRMIRVDEAGKSGGRSGGSFRGGSGGGRGFFRGGRGRGGGGYGGGDRGYGGGDRGYGGGDRGYGGDRSYGGGGDRSYSGGYRSGGGYSGGGGGGGYRDSSRNQGGYDRSGGSYRDNYDSYATHE, from the exons ATGTCTGACGAAGGAAAGCTCTTTGTTGGCGGGCTCAGCTACGACACCAATGAACAGTCTTTGGAGGAAGCCTTCTCCAGATACGGAACCATCGCTAAAG TCGACGTCATCAGAGACCGGGAGACTGACCGGTCCAGAGGCTTTGGCTTTGTGACTTTTGAGAACCCAGAAGATGCTAAGGATGCCATGGTTGCCATGAATGGCaag acCGTTGACGGCCGTATGATTCGGGTTGATGAAGCCGGAAAGTCTGGAGGACGGTCTGGCGGCAGCTTTAGGGGCGGTTCCGGAGGAGGTAGGGGATTCTTCAGAGGAGGCAGGGGAAGAG GTGGTGGAGGGTACGGTGGGGGCGACCGAGGCTATGGGGGTGGAGACCGAGGCTATGGAGGGGGTGACCGTGGCTATGGAGGAGACCGCAGCTATGGTGGCGGTGGAGACAGGAGTTACAGCGGCGGCTACAGGAGTGGCGGCGGATActctggtggtggtggcggcggtggcTACAGAGACAGCAG tagGAATCAGGGAGGATATGACCGTTCTGGCGGTTCCTACAGGGACAACTATGACAGTTATG CTACACACGAGTAA
- the cirbpb gene encoding cold inducible RNA binding protein b isoform X3: MSDEGKLFVGGLSYDTNEQSLEEAFSRYGTIAKVDVIRDRETDRSRGFGFVTFENPEDAKDAMVAMNGKTVDGRMIRVDEAGKSGGRSGGSFRGGSGGGRGFFRGGRGRGGGGYGGGDRGYGGGDRGYGGGDRGYGGDRSYGGGGDRSYSGGYRSGGGYSGGGGGGGYRDSSRNQGGYDRSGGSYRDNYDSYG; the protein is encoded by the exons ATGTCTGACGAAGGAAAGCTCTTTGTTGGCGGGCTCAGCTACGACACCAATGAACAGTCTTTGGAGGAAGCCTTCTCCAGATACGGAACCATCGCTAAAG TCGACGTCATCAGAGACCGGGAGACTGACCGGTCCAGAGGCTTTGGCTTTGTGACTTTTGAGAACCCAGAAGATGCTAAGGATGCCATGGTTGCCATGAATGGCaag acCGTTGACGGCCGTATGATTCGGGTTGATGAAGCCGGAAAGTCTGGAGGACGGTCTGGCGGCAGCTTTAGGGGCGGTTCCGGAGGAGGTAGGGGATTCTTCAGAGGAGGCAGGGGAAGAG GTGGTGGAGGGTACGGTGGGGGCGACCGAGGCTATGGGGGTGGAGACCGAGGCTATGGAGGGGGTGACCGTGGCTATGGAGGAGACCGCAGCTATGGTGGCGGTGGAGACAGGAGTTACAGCGGCGGCTACAGGAGTGGCGGCGGATActctggtggtggtggcggcggtggcTACAGAGACAGCAG tagGAATCAGGGAGGATATGACCGTTCTGGCGGTTCCTACAGGGACAACTATGACAGTTATG GTTAG